The Trypanosoma brucei brucei TREU927 chromosome 9, whole genome shotgun sequence genome includes a window with the following:
- a CDS encoding variant surface glycoprotein (GPI-Anchor Signal predicted for Tb09.244.0470 by DGPI v2.04 with cleavage site probability 0.76 near 513) gives MAKKVLGFAQLATLIVVLSPSSIYANVGPGDNAAEFTTLCQLISLAEGAAQPPAATTAPSAEYDELMRLNMTLSDEAWHDMFIKSKADKTWHDAIPATAKDPGGWAEAWPTWRKAAEELTQEDKMANIKSLNVNAANPKQKAMIITEIRKMADAAQELMKKRHTLDKSIEKPPQEYAAALKTLAYGDKTKNRKTVTAADAFKGGSTSFSTDCGGAAASNKIKTVAATITCLCHKANTQNEDQVCGRTVKITTNTWTVNGAIGSAGVITEPLGFCSVEQGTDLTSSEITAILRQLKSLIKVTSNDGILGASDNGSCDADKTHGICIKLTNWAADGKVDITKLEWAKQAVELAKELSRREHAAASAAEIDSAIRNLHRQAFRTTLYTAHIQHNPHQTATPLDSTSKNDKGMEDKKKECEKHKNNKTSCTNAKCIWEGKDGKSDTEGECKPKDGGKGTAQTNAGTGDGTAGTGPNCASQTKKEDCEKENVGKTTPVCGWRIGKDNEPDKDKEMCRNGSFLVNKQFALSVVSAAFVALLF, from the coding sequence ATGGCTAAAAAAGTATTAGGCTTTGCTCAACTTGCAACTCTAATAGTTGTGTTGTCACCGTCTTCAATTTACGCCAACGTTGGACCAGGAGACAACGCAGCGGAATTTACCACGCTGTGTCAACTAATTTCGCTAGCAGAAGGAGCAGCACAGCCTCCAGCGGCGACAACGGCTCCAAGCGCCGAATACGACGAACTCATGAGACTAAACATGACTCTAAGCGACGAAGCTTGGCACGATATGTTCATAAAAAGTAAAGCCGACAAAACATGGCACGACGCAATACCCGCCACCGCGAAGGACCCGGGCGGATGGGCCGAAGCCTGGCCGACCTGGAGGAAGGCAGCGGAAGAGCTAACACAAGAAGATAAGATGGCCAACATCAAAAGCCTAAACGTCAATGCAGCAAACCCTAAACAGAAAGCAATGATAATAACGGAAATACGCAAAATGGCAGACGCAGCGCAGGAACTCATGAAAAAGAGGCATACGCTCGACAAAAGCATCGAAAAGCCGCCACAGGAGTATGCCGCGGCTTTAAAAACTTTGGCCTACGgcgacaaaaccaaaaatagaaaaaccGTAACGGCCGCCGACGCGTTCAAAGGCGGCAGCACCAGCTTCAGCACTGACTGCGGCGGGGCGGCGGCCAGCAACAAGATAAAAACAGTCGCAGCCACGATAACTTGCTTGTGCCACAAAGCAAATACACAAAACGAAGACCAGGTGTGCGGACGAACAGTTAAGATCACGACAAACACATGGACCGTAAACGGCGCGATCGGCAGCGCAGGGGTCATAACGGAGCCCCTAGGCTTTTGCAGCGTAGAGCAAGGCACCGACTTAACAAGCTCGGAAATCACAGCAATCCTACGGCAGCTTAAAAGCTTAATCAAAGTCACATCAAACGACGGTATACTAGGCGCCTCAGACAATGGCAGCTGCGATGCGGACAAAACTCACGGCATCTGCATCAAGTTAACCAACTGGGCGGCCGACGGTAAAGTCGACATAACGAAATTAGAGTGGGCAAAGCAAGCAGTCGAGCTAGCAAAGGAGCTCAGCAGAAGAGAACACGCAGCGgcatcagcagcagaaaTAGACAGCGCGATCAGGAACTTGCACAGACAGGCGTTTCGCACGACGCTCTACACAGCGCACATACAGCACAACCCGCATCAGACAGCAACGCCCTTAGATTCAACTTCAAAAAACGATAAAGGAATGGaagacaagaagaaagaatgcgagaaacacaaaaacaacaaaacttcTTGCACAAATGCTAAATGTAtatgggaaggaaaagatggtAAATCTGACACAGAAGGcgaatgcaaacctaaagatggAGGCAAAGGTACAGCCCAAACAAatgcaggaacaggagatggaACTGCAGGGACAGGTCCAAATTGCGCTAGCCAGACTAAAAAAGAGGattgtgaaaaggaaaatgttgGAAAAACAACCCCTGTTTGCGGCTGGAGAATAGGCAAAGATAATGAACCTGATAAAGATAAAGAAATGTGCCGAAACGGTAGTTTTctagtaaacaaacaattcgccctcagcgtggtttctgctgcatttgtggccttgcttttttaa